From Acidobacteriota bacterium, a single genomic window includes:
- a CDS encoding MASE1 domain-containing protein — protein MDAVGERVLSPTRRRVSESTTLRVCLFVAAYYLAVTLAQLSQAGPNSVTAIWPASGLVLAVLTLSPRRRWPLWLAVTWLTNAALGLAGGLPSLVAVAYSTADIIEEGLAAMLLVRAVGTPVTLGRLKEVVALVLVAAVGSNAITAVMGAAVTAFNRGLPFWPTWFSWWMSNGVGMLQVAPLILAWRDGVRHMKDKGLMGGIEIGALLTTLAAVSVMVFQPFADPHTGPGLPLYLVFPWLMWAALRTGPFVATVASIIVTGFAVWSTVHGAGPFVADARTVSGQVLMLQSFVCIAVLLSLLTAAVVAEQKRAQASIERYHLLSEHATDIMFVFRGDDLALLEVNAAAAVAYGFAPDDLTGRSVLDIVAPEAQPGLAARAQRAMDNRVRFESVHRRSDGTTFPVEVSSRGMMVGGDPVLLAVVRDVTERKKAEQQILRLNRLYAMLSETSQTVVRVRSREQMFSEVCRIAVEVGLFRLAWIGVIGQPDGPFEVVAASGPAIGYLRDRTGPPDPPPDEGNPSGTLTCRDRLVVVNDIQLLKSSASWRTEALASGFLAAASVPLMIEGRVFGAFSMYAAEPGFFDPVEAQLLEQLGATISFGLESMELEARQIDLETELRQAQKMEAVGRLAGGIAHDFNNLLQVIRGFTELALDAMPKASADREPLEEVRKAAERATELTGRLLVFSRKQVMAPVVCDLNTVIADVESMLRRLIGEDIELTTVLAAGLGRVRADPNLLQQVVLNLAVNARDAMPHGGRLTLRTANVEIREADVAQHGNLLAGPHAMLVVSDTGTGMSEAVQARIFEPFFTTKTRGKGTGLGLSTVYGIVRQSGGHVTFTSQVDGGTTFQVFLPAVEEALTDSSPGVRRPEPGRGSETILLVEDEGAVRVLARTLLERSGYRVLEASSGAEALRIADTFLEPIQLILTDVIMPGMAGPDVVRRVQTTRPAIRVLYMSGYTDDAISHHGVLEEGATLIPKPFSAEALGAKVREVLDATGGVCA, from the coding sequence ATGGATGCTGTCGGCGAACGCGTTCTCTCTCCGACGCGCCGACGTGTGTCCGAGTCGACGACCCTCCGCGTGTGCCTGTTTGTCGCGGCCTACTACCTGGCAGTCACCCTTGCGCAGCTGTCTCAGGCCGGTCCCAATAGCGTCACTGCCATCTGGCCGGCGAGTGGCCTGGTCCTGGCGGTCTTGACGCTCAGCCCCAGGCGCAGATGGCCGCTCTGGCTGGCGGTCACGTGGCTGACCAACGCTGCCCTTGGACTGGCCGGCGGCTTGCCCTCGCTCGTGGCGGTCGCGTACTCGACGGCCGACATCATCGAAGAGGGCCTGGCCGCGATGCTGCTGGTGCGCGCGGTCGGTACACCGGTCACCCTCGGCCGACTGAAGGAAGTCGTCGCGCTGGTGCTGGTGGCGGCTGTCGGGAGCAACGCCATCACCGCCGTGATGGGAGCCGCCGTGACCGCATTCAACCGTGGGCTGCCGTTCTGGCCCACCTGGTTCAGCTGGTGGATGTCGAATGGCGTCGGCATGCTCCAGGTGGCACCGCTCATTCTGGCCTGGCGCGACGGCGTGCGCCACATGAAGGACAAGGGCCTGATGGGCGGTATCGAGATCGGTGCGCTGCTCACCACGCTGGCAGCGGTCAGCGTGATGGTGTTTCAGCCGTTTGCCGATCCCCATACCGGGCCCGGGTTGCCGCTCTATCTGGTGTTTCCCTGGCTGATGTGGGCAGCCCTGCGAACCGGTCCGTTCGTCGCCACGGTTGCCTCGATCATCGTGACGGGCTTCGCGGTGTGGAGCACGGTCCACGGCGCTGGCCCGTTTGTCGCGGATGCCCGAACCGTGAGCGGTCAGGTGCTGATGCTGCAGAGCTTCGTCTGTATCGCGGTGCTGTTGTCGCTTCTGACGGCGGCGGTCGTGGCGGAGCAGAAGCGGGCACAGGCCAGTATCGAGCGGTACCATCTGCTGTCGGAGCATGCCACCGACATCATGTTCGTCTTTCGCGGTGACGACCTCGCGCTCCTCGAGGTCAATGCCGCAGCCGCAGTCGCGTACGGATTCGCACCCGACGACCTTACGGGGCGGTCGGTCCTGGACATTGTGGCCCCGGAGGCGCAGCCCGGGCTGGCCGCTCGCGCGCAACGCGCCATGGACAACCGCGTGCGGTTCGAGTCGGTCCACCGGCGCAGCGACGGGACGACGTTTCCCGTCGAAGTCAGTTCGCGCGGCATGATGGTCGGGGGCGACCCCGTGTTACTGGCGGTCGTTCGAGACGTGACGGAACGCAAGAAGGCCGAGCAGCAGATCCTGCGCCTGAACCGGCTGTACGCGATGCTGAGTGAGACGAGCCAGACAGTCGTGCGCGTTCGGAGTCGCGAGCAGATGTTCTCCGAGGTGTGCCGGATCGCCGTGGAGGTCGGGCTCTTCCGATTGGCGTGGATCGGCGTCATAGGCCAACCTGATGGCCCGTTCGAGGTGGTCGCCGCGAGCGGGCCAGCGATCGGCTATCTTCGCGACAGGACGGGACCGCCTGATCCGCCTCCCGACGAGGGCAATCCGAGCGGGACGTTGACCTGCCGCGATCGCCTCGTGGTGGTGAACGACATCCAGTTACTGAAGTCCTCGGCGTCATGGCGGACAGAAGCCCTGGCATCTGGTTTTCTGGCTGCTGCGTCGGTTCCCCTGATGATCGAAGGACGCGTGTTCGGCGCCTTCAGCATGTATGCAGCAGAACCCGGTTTTTTCGATCCCGTCGAGGCACAGCTGCTCGAACAACTCGGTGCGACCATCTCGTTCGGCCTGGAATCGATGGAACTCGAAGCCAGACAGATCGACCTTGAGACGGAACTGCGCCAAGCCCAGAAGATGGAAGCCGTGGGACGGCTTGCCGGCGGCATCGCACACGACTTCAACAACCTGCTGCAGGTGATCAGGGGATTCACGGAACTGGCACTCGACGCGATGCCCAAGGCGAGCGCTGACCGTGAGCCGCTGGAAGAAGTCAGGAAGGCCGCCGAACGGGCCACGGAGCTTACCGGACGGTTGCTGGTCTTCAGCAGGAAACAGGTGATGGCTCCCGTCGTGTGCGATCTCAATACCGTCATCGCCGACGTGGAATCGATGCTGCGTCGTCTGATTGGCGAGGACATCGAACTGACGACGGTGCTCGCGGCTGGCCTCGGGAGAGTGAGGGCTGACCCGAACCTGCTCCAGCAGGTCGTGCTCAATCTGGCGGTGAACGCCCGCGACGCCATGCCGCACGGAGGCAGGCTGACACTCAGGACGGCGAACGTCGAGATTCGCGAGGCCGACGTCGCGCAGCACGGGAATCTGCTCGCCGGGCCACACGCGATGCTCGTCGTCAGCGACACGGGAACCGGGATGTCAGAGGCCGTGCAGGCCAGGATCTTCGAGCCGTTCTTTACGACCAAGACACGGGGCAAGGGAACCGGGCTCGGGCTGTCCACCGTCTACGGTATCGTGCGGCAAAGTGGTGGACATGTGACCTTCACGAGCCAGGTGGACGGGGGCACGACCTTTCAGGTGTTTCTCCCGGCTGTCGAAGAAGCGTTGACGGATTCGAGCCCCGGGGTGCGCAGACCCGAGCCTGGCCGCGGCTCGGAGACGATTCTCCTGGTCGAAGATGAAGGCGCGGTGCGTGTCCTTGCGCGGACGTTGCTCGAGCGCTCCGGGTACCGGGTGCTGGAGGCGTCCAGCGGAGCTGAGGCGCTCAGAATCGCCGACACCTTCCTGGAGCCGATCCAACTGATCCTCACCGACGTGATCATGCCTGGCATGGCTGGACCCGACGTGGTGAGGCGAGTGCAGACGACTCGGCCCGCCATCAGGGTTCTCTATATGTCGGGGTACACCGACGATGCCATCTCACACCACGGCGTTCTGGAGGAAGGGGCGACGCTCATTCCGAAACCGTTCTCGGCCGAGGCGCTCGGCGCAAAAGTGCGCGAGGTGCTGGACGCTACTGGCGGCGTCTGCGCTTGA